Proteins from a genomic interval of Haemorhous mexicanus isolate bHaeMex1 chromosome Z, bHaeMex1.pri, whole genome shotgun sequence:
- the LOC132341985 gene encoding interferon-like: MAAPTATRPRLPHAAPALLLLLAALAPSLACQHLWTHEDTFPGDALRLLQDMAASHTQPCHLQEPPFFPDTLLHNNLQPQQAAATALRILQHLFHTLSSNGTRQHWPSQARNHLLNKLQHHIHHLEQCLADKATPFKGPRNPLLAINKYFRDIHLFLHAHKHSACAWDHVRLEARASLQHLHNLTRAMRR; encoded by the coding sequence aTGGCTGCGCCCACAGCCACACGGCCACGCCTGCCGCACGCCGCCCCGgcgctcctgctcctcctcgcCGCTCtggcccccagcctggcctgccaaCACCTGTGGACGCACGAGGACACCTTCCCCGGCGACGCTCTCCGCCTCCTGCAGGACATGGCTgccagccacacacagccctgccacctccaAGAGCCGCCCTTCTTCCCCGACACCCTGCTCCACAACAACCTCCAGCCGCAGCaagccgccgccaccgccctccgcatcctgcagcacctcttcCACACCCTCAGCTCCAACGGCACCCGTCAGCACTGGCCCAGCCAGGCTCGCAACCACCTCCTCAACAAGCTGCAGCACCACATCCACCACCTGGAGCAATGCCTCGCCGACAAGGCCACGCCCTTCAAAGGACCACGCAACCCGCTGCTGGCCATCAACAAGTACTTCAGGGACATCCACCTCTTCCTCCACGCCCACAAGCACAGCGCCTGCGCCTGGGACCACGTCCGCCTCGAAGCTCGTGCCTCCCTACAGCACCTCCACAACCTCACACGCGCCATGCGCCGCTAG
- the LOC132341987 gene encoding interferon-like: MAAPTATRPRLPHAAPALLLLLAALAPSLACQHLWTHEDTFPGDALRLLQDMAASHTQPCHLQEPPFFPDTLLHNNLQPQQAAATALRILQHLFHTLSSNGTRQHWPSQARNHLLNKLQHHIHHLEQCLADKATPFKGPRNPLLAINKYFRDIHLFLHAHKHSACAWDHVRLEARASLQHLHNLTRAMRR; this comes from the coding sequence aTGGCTGCGCCCACAGCCACACGGCCACGCCTGCCGCACGCCGCCCCGgcgctcctgctcctcctcgcCGCTCtggcccccagcctggcctgccaaCACCTGTGGACGCACGAGGACACCTTCCCCGGCGACGCTCTCCGCCTCCTGCAGGACATGGCTgccagccacacacagccctgccacctccaAGAGCCGCCCTTCTTCCCCGACACCCTGCTCCACAACAACCTCCAGCCGCAGCaagccgccgccaccgccctccgcatcctgcagcacctcttcCACACCCTCAGCTCCAACGGCACCCGTCAGCACTGGCCCAGCCAGGCTCGCAACCACCTCCTCAACAAGCTGCAGCACCACATCCACCACCTGGAGCAATGCCTCGCCGACAAGGCCACGCCCTTCAAAGGACCACGCAACCCGCTGCTCGCCATCAACAAGTACTTCAGGGACATCCACCTCTTCCTCCACGCCCACAAGCACAGCGCCTGCGCCTGGGACCACGTCCGCCTCGAAGCTCGTGCCTCCCTACAGCACCTCCACAACCTCACACGCGCCATGCGCCGCTAG
- the LOC132341988 gene encoding interferon-like has protein sequence MAAPTATRPRLPHAAPALLLLLAALAPSLACQHLWTHEDTFPGDALRLLQDMAASHTQPCHLQEPPFFPDTLLHNNLQPQQAAATALRILQHLFHTLSSNGTRQHWPSQARNHLLNKLQHHIHHLEQCLADKATPFKGPRNPLLAINKYFRDIHLFLHAHKHSACAWDHVRLEARASLQHLHNLTRAMRR, from the coding sequence aTGGCTGCGCCCACAGCCACACGGCCACGCCTGCCACACGCCGCCCCGgcgctcctgctcctcctcgcCGCTCtggcccccagcctggcctgccaaCACCTGTGGACGCACGAGGACACCTTCCCCGGCGACGCTCTCCGCCTCCTGCAGGACATGGCTgccagccacacacagccctgccacctccaAGAGCCGCCCTTCTTCCCCGACACCCTGCTCCACAACAACCTCCAGCCGCAGCaagccgccgccaccgccctccgcatcctgcagcacctcttcCACACCCTCAGCTCCAACGGCACCCGTCAGCACTGGCCCAGCCAGGCTCGCAACCACCTCCTCAACAAGCTGCAGCACCACATCCACCACCTGGAGCAATGCCTCGCCGACAAGGCCACGCCCTTCAAAGGACCACGCAACCCGCTGCTGGCCATCAACAAGTACTTCAGGGACATCCACCTCTTCCTCCACGCCCACAAGCACAGCGCCTGCGCCTGGGACCACGTCCGCCTCGAAGCTCGTGCCTCCCTACAGCACCTCCACAACCTCACACGCGCCATGCGCCGCTAG
- the LOC132341991 gene encoding interferon-like: MAAPTATRPRLPHAAPALLLLLAALAPSLACQHLWTHEDTFPGDALRLLQDMAASHTQPCHLQEPPFFPDTLLHNNLQPQQAAATALRILQHLFHTLSSNGTRQHWPSQARNHLLNKLQHHIHHLEQCLADKATPFKGPRNPLLAINKYFRDIHLFLHAHKHSACAWDHVRLEARASLQHLHNLTRAMRR, encoded by the coding sequence aTGGCTGCGCCCACAGCCACACGGCCACGCCTGCCGCACGCCGCCCCGgcgctcctgctcctcctcgcCGCTCtggcccccagcctggcctgccaaCACCTGTGGACGCACGAGGACACCTTCCCCGGCGACGCTCTCCGCCTCCTGCAGGACATGGCTgccagccacacacagccctgccacctccaAGAGCCGCCCTTCTTCCCCGACACCCTGCTCCACAACAACCTCCAGCCGCAGCaagccgccgccaccgccctccgcatcctgcagcacctcttcCACACCCTCAGCTCCAACGGCACCCGTCAGCACTGGCCCAGCCAGGCTCGCAACCACCTCCTCAACAAGCTGCAGCACCACATCCACCACCTGGAGCAATGCCTCGCCGACAAGGCCACGCCCTTCAAAGGACCACGCAACCCGCTGCTGGCCATCAACAAGTACTTCAGGGACATCCACCTCTTCCTCCACGCCCACAAGCACAGCGCCTGCGCCTGGGACCACGTCCGCCTCGAAGCTCGTGCCTCTCTACAGCACCTCCACAACCTCACACGCGCCATGCGCCGCTAG
- the LOC132341993 gene encoding interferon-like, translating into MAAPTATRPRLPHAAPALLLLLAALAPSLACQHLWTHEDTFPGDALRLLQDMAASHTQPCHLQEPPFFPDTLLHNNLQPQQAAATALRILQHLFHTLSSNGTRQHWPSQARNHLLNKLQHHIHHLEQCLADKATPFKGPRNPLLAINKYFRDIHLFLHAHKHSACAWDHVCLEARASLQHLHNLTRAMRR; encoded by the coding sequence aTGGCTGCGCCCACAGCCACACGGCCACGCCTGCCACACGCCGCCCCGgcgctcctgctcctcctcgcCGCTCtggcccccagcctggcctgccaaCACCTGTGGACGCACGAGGACACCTTCCCCGGCGACGCTCTCCGCCTCCTGCAGGACATGGCTgccagccacacacagccctgccacctccaAGAGCCGCCCTTCTTCCCCGACACCCTGCTCCACAACAACCTCCAGCCGCAGCaagccgccgccaccgccctccgcatcctgcagcacctcttcCACACCCTCAGCTCCAACGGCACCCGTCAGCACTGGCCCAGCCAGGCTCGCAACCACCTCCTCAACAAGCTGCAGCACCACATCCACCACCTGGAGCAATGCCTCGCCGACAAGGCCACGCCCTTCAAAGGACCACGCAACCCGCTGCTGGCCATCAACAAGTACTTCAGGGACATCCACCTCTTCCTCCACGCCCACAAGCACAGCGCCTGCGCCTGGGACCACGTCTGCCTCGAAGCTCGTGCCTCCCTACAGCACCTCCACAACCTCACACGCGCCATGCGCCGCTAG
- the LOC132341998 gene encoding interferon-like — protein sequence MAAPTATRPRLPHAAPALLLLLAALAPSLACQHLWTHEDTFPGDALRLLQDMAASHTQPCHLQEPPFFPDTLLHNNLQPQQAAATALRILQHLFHTLSSNGTRQHWPSQARNHLLNKLQHHIHHLEQCLADKATPFKGPRNPLLAINKYFRDIHLFLHAHKHSACAWDHVRLEARASLQHLHNLTRAMRR from the coding sequence aTGGCTGCGCCCACAGCCACACGGCCACGCCTGCCGCACGCCGCCCCGgcgctcctgctcctcctcgcCGCTCtggcccccagcctggcctgccaaCACCTGTGGACGCACGAGGACACCTTCCCCGGCGACGCTCTCCGCCTCCTGCAGGACATGGCTgccagccacacacagccctgccacctccaAGAGCCGCCCTTCTTCCCCGACACCCTGCTCCACAACAACCTCCAGCCGCAGCaagccgccgccaccgccctccgcatcctgcagcacctcttcCACACCCTCAGCTCCAACGGCACCCGTCAGCACTGGCCCAGCCAGGCTCGCAACCACCTCCTCAACAAGCTGCAGCACCACATCCACCACCTGGAGCAATGCCTCGCCGACAAGGCCACGCCCTTCAAAGGACCACGCAACCCGCTGCTCGCCATCAACAAGTACTTCAGGGACATCCACCTCTTCCTCCACGCCCACAAGCACAGCGCCTGCGCCTGGGACCACGTCCGCCTCGAAGCTCGTGCCTCTCTACAGCACCTCCACAACCTCACACGCGCCATGCGCCGCTAG